In a genomic window of Pseudoalteromonas xiamenensis:
- a CDS encoding beta strand repeat-containing protein, whose amino-acid sequence MKNLYSDAANRFADVGSKDRQKKHPIRSLVAAGVLSALASPAAMAAIQLDSTIGESSFKIVPINQGSGYFDSGSDVSDRVAVDSTGRVLMVGSNSPGVEQNDVIYIARRLSDNSVDTSFGNGGKVQISDANYRLFGLVITTDKQGRILVAGTSSNKEMRLYRLLENGTLDSSFGVGGEAIFAINGQAPEASSILADAQGRINLGGWVTQSGRDAFVARFDANGNIDTSFNSSGYQLLGADSDDRIHALAFAADGALLAAGHIAFKSSLFRFNEDGSYDANFGTDGMVKVSRSTTQTNQAYDLVVDGNGKILVTTTEKLSDQDTTQVFNLYRYNSDGTLDTSFANNGWFSLDVGGKGNSGTNTSTQISVTSQGRILLGGKVFTGNSSSHIAVVGLNDAGALDTSFGVNGIGSYFLEPGDANNFPVLIQQGTDGNLDIFSHQSGNEGNDLGWSKVDANGRATSPFAKDGVVIAGADTLSVPFDNSEYYSFVRVDAEGRTLVAGYGQDSSNTTGVDLVLRRYNVDGSLDTSFGSNGSYQLNVGNNDTPIDLKFDTAGNIWLLGLSEWNNGQFFLSKLNASGQPDVSFGTSGLLTVSGLKPAGLLVHADGSMLVLGDQYKLMRLNADGSPDTNFGNGGLFAATGVGVNDHAKFVGEDSQGRILVAGTQYVSGNRPSMVMRVNADGTLDSSYGTNGTTVYTLPNEYKNGSNSHEAAVLEGDTVWLAVSGGSNNTGSLNYLVRLDANGAVDTTFNAGNPLKFGAGQSLYVMDMIKDSLGRFLFGGWVSTDNYDFSYVQRLNADGTADESFATGGARVFDFGSGVDFESIALKPNGDLVAAGYYMTANDRGLLVHLTENQAPTINGLPATSVNQDAAYSFQPSGADANGDTLTYSIQNKPSWASFDASTGTLSGTPSNADVGSYSNILISISDGKYTVNMPAFSVSVVNVNDAPTISGQATISVLQDAAYSFTPTANDIDGDTLTFSILNKPSWASFDTSTGTLSGTPSNADVGVYNDVAISVSDGKVTAYLEPFPLTVVNVNDAPTISGSPATSVDQGVAYSFTPSASDIDGDTLTFSIQNKPAWASFDSATGKLSGIPGNANVGSYSNILISVNDGTVTVDLAAFGLTVINVNDAPTISGTPATTINQGAAYSFTPTANDIDGDKLTFSIQNKPSWASFDTATGTLSGTPGDADAGSFTNIQIGVSDGTVTTNLTAFNINVKDNILPILTLQGSNELTLSFGTQYVELGYTALDNADGDITAKVVVSGNVNTGKVGTYTLTYSVSDAAGNTATATRSVSVVDVTAPVITVPAAMTVAATDASGTAVTNSAIAAFLASATANDAVDGSLVVTHNAPAVLPLGANTITFEAVDASGNRASQTAVLTVVDQTKPVLSLNGSNAITLPVGDVYSELGASALDNVDGDISAKVVVSGTVDSATVGVYTLTYTVSDAAGNTATATRSVSIQDASAPVVTPPSDLVVAATDAKGTAANDATIATFLAGATALDAVDGNLTAQISHDAPAVFPLGTTQVNFSVIDGAGNTGTARASVTVADQSKPELLLSSGNTLVLSVGDAFVEPGYTAQDNVDGDITANVVRTGTVDTNTKGVYTLSYTVSDAAGNKTSATRSVTVQDAAAPVVTAPANIEVAATDAEGTADTDATIAAFLTGASALDAVDGAVLVTHNAPQVFPLGVTTVVFSALDKSGNTGTAQATVTVSDKDKPVLTLTGGAVVRVGLGDAFVEPGFNALDNVDGDVTAKVVVSGSVDTSKLGAYTLTYRVSDIAGNTTTVTRSVTVQDAAAPVVTAPANIDVAATDASGTAVTESAIAAFLAGATANDAVDGVLVVTHDAPAVFPLGTTTVTFSATDTAGNVATASATVTVVDRSAPVITLTNGTSQELPLGERFVEPGFNAVDNVDGDVTANVTVTGTVNSSTVGVYTVNYSVRDAAGNQGTASRTVTVVDNTPPDTTAPVVNAPVGVTVVAQTSSGLPASDVAISAFLAAATAVDAVDGALTVSHDAPAVFPIGATTVTFTARDNAGNTGTATSTVTVTLAVDSEAPVFGGALAAVEVEATAALTPVSLATPVVTDNSGKFELVADNKGPYPLGETVVTWTAVDAAGNSASATQLVRVIDTTAPVIVGAVDLNLQARGVLTDIRNDLSLSATDLVDGNVTVVIEGGSQLRAGTHAVVVSATDTSGNRSEKTMTVNILPQVSVGIDQIAESGSTASIAVQLSGAAPSYPVTVNYAVTIKGATTAESVKIESGTQATITVAVPATLTTGDVIGVSLTGADVAALGGDTAANINVVTGNKAPTLTLNVAQGGKSVSQIDPAGGAVTVNASVSDVNTNDSHSISYSSTVLGSLGTGTSVTLDPTSMAAGLYRIDVTATETNTTPALGTTASVSFRVLEAAPVLSDTTDSDGDGIVDAVEGFGDSDGDGIPDYLDADADTARLPLSSNGDTLQVPAGLTMRLGDTVQQQGATSSDAGLTPDELVTLLGESARDNGHQGVGYLVDFQVTGLQAGGSLPVVMPLPAGQSIPSGATYRKFSPARGWFEFIDDGANQLLSAPRDADGNCPAAGNSAYRRGLNAGDTCMQLVIVDGGEYDNDGQVNGAVADPGMMAVQRANNAPDVSVVSTNITANEQTQVVLDASNSTDADGDSLIYVWQQTSGTPVQLEQANMAVASFMAPDITTNAQLTFSVTVSDGIAESAKDVTVDLLLVNQLPSVSVTSNVSVESGKTVSLAASATDADGHALTYQWRQLDGVAVTLSNASGDTVIVSAPMVNADEQVRLAVSVSDGFDTVTQEVTLTVKATSTSVVTPDPEPQPTDKRSGGSLGMWLFGLFGLLGFRRTKR is encoded by the coding sequence ATGAAAAATTTATACTCGGACGCAGCCAATCGCTTTGCTGATGTTGGTAGTAAGGACAGACAGAAAAAACACCCAATACGCAGTTTGGTCGCAGCTGGGGTGCTCAGTGCTTTGGCAAGTCCTGCAGCAATGGCTGCAATTCAACTCGACAGCACCATCGGTGAATCGTCTTTTAAAATAGTGCCGATTAACCAAGGGAGCGGATATTTCGACAGTGGTTCAGATGTTTCGGACCGTGTTGCTGTTGATTCAACAGGCCGAGTGCTGATGGTTGGGAGCAACTCTCCGGGTGTAGAACAAAACGACGTCATCTATATCGCGCGCCGCTTGAGTGACAATAGCGTAGATACCAGTTTTGGTAATGGCGGCAAAGTGCAAATCAGCGATGCCAATTATCGCTTGTTTGGTTTGGTCATCACCACTGATAAGCAAGGCCGTATTCTGGTGGCAGGCACCAGTAGTAACAAGGAAATGCGCCTTTATCGTTTGCTCGAAAACGGCACCTTAGACAGCAGTTTTGGTGTAGGTGGTGAAGCAATTTTCGCCATTAACGGTCAGGCGCCTGAAGCGAGCAGCATCCTTGCTGATGCTCAGGGGCGTATTAATCTGGGCGGTTGGGTCACTCAATCAGGGCGAGATGCGTTTGTTGCGCGGTTTGATGCCAACGGCAACATCGACACCAGTTTCAACAGCAGCGGCTATCAGCTTTTAGGTGCAGATAGCGATGATCGCATTCATGCTTTAGCATTTGCTGCCGATGGCGCTCTACTTGCTGCTGGCCACATCGCTTTCAAGTCTAGCCTATTCCGTTTTAACGAAGATGGCAGCTACGACGCCAATTTCGGCACCGATGGTATGGTGAAAGTAAGCCGTTCAACAACTCAAACCAACCAAGCTTATGACTTAGTTGTCGATGGTAACGGTAAGATTTTGGTGACGACCACCGAAAAATTGAGCGATCAGGACACTACACAAGTGTTTAACCTTTACCGTTACAACAGCGATGGCACCTTAGATACCAGTTTTGCCAACAATGGCTGGTTTAGTTTGGATGTGGGTGGCAAAGGTAATAGTGGAACGAACACTTCAACTCAGATCAGCGTCACCAGCCAAGGCCGAATTTTGCTCGGTGGTAAAGTCTTTACAGGCAACAGCTCATCTCATATCGCGGTAGTGGGTTTAAATGATGCCGGCGCGCTAGATACCAGCTTTGGTGTCAATGGTATTGGCAGTTATTTTCTAGAGCCTGGCGACGCAAATAACTTTCCGGTGCTTATTCAGCAGGGTACTGATGGTAATCTTGATATCTTCTCCCATCAATCGGGCAATGAGGGTAATGACCTCGGTTGGAGTAAGGTTGACGCCAACGGCCGCGCTACTAGTCCATTTGCCAAAGACGGTGTTGTCATTGCAGGTGCCGATACGCTGTCTGTGCCGTTTGACAACAGCGAATACTATTCTTTTGTTCGGGTTGATGCCGAAGGTCGCACCTTGGTGGCAGGTTATGGTCAGGATAGCAGTAATACTACAGGTGTTGATCTTGTCCTCCGTCGCTATAACGTTGATGGTAGTCTGGATACCAGTTTTGGTAGCAACGGTAGTTATCAGCTGAATGTTGGCAACAACGATACGCCAATAGACCTAAAATTTGATACGGCTGGCAATATCTGGTTGCTTGGTCTTTCCGAATGGAACAACGGGCAGTTTTTCCTTAGTAAATTGAATGCGAGTGGCCAACCGGACGTGAGTTTTGGTACTAGTGGCCTGTTGACCGTCAGCGGTTTGAAACCAGCAGGGTTACTGGTGCACGCGGATGGTAGCATGTTGGTACTCGGCGATCAGTATAAGCTGATGCGTCTTAACGCGGATGGCAGCCCAGACACCAACTTTGGCAATGGTGGTTTGTTCGCCGCTACAGGCGTGGGCGTCAACGATCACGCTAAGTTTGTTGGCGAAGACAGTCAGGGTCGTATTTTAGTCGCTGGTACTCAATATGTGTCTGGTAACAGACCGTCCATGGTGATGCGGGTCAATGCCGATGGTACATTGGACTCCAGCTATGGTACCAACGGCACAACTGTTTACACCTTACCTAATGAGTATAAAAACGGCTCCAACAGCCATGAAGCCGCTGTGCTCGAAGGTGACACCGTGTGGTTGGCGGTGAGTGGGGGAAGCAACAATACCGGTTCGCTTAATTATTTAGTGCGTCTCGATGCGAATGGTGCGGTTGATACCACTTTTAATGCGGGCAATCCGCTTAAATTTGGTGCAGGCCAATCTCTCTATGTCATGGATATGATCAAAGACAGTTTAGGACGCTTTTTGTTTGGCGGTTGGGTGAGTACGGATAACTACGATTTCTCGTACGTGCAGCGACTCAATGCTGACGGTACGGCAGACGAAAGCTTTGCGACGGGAGGTGCGCGTGTGTTTGATTTCGGCTCGGGGGTCGATTTTGAATCCATTGCCCTCAAACCGAATGGTGACTTGGTTGCTGCTGGCTACTATATGACCGCCAACGACAGGGGCCTCTTAGTGCACCTAACAGAAAACCAAGCCCCGACGATCAACGGATTGCCTGCAACCAGCGTGAACCAAGATGCTGCTTACAGCTTTCAGCCATCGGGAGCCGATGCTAATGGCGATACGCTGACTTACAGTATTCAGAACAAGCCAAGCTGGGCCAGTTTTGACGCTTCCACAGGAACCTTGTCCGGTACTCCGAGCAACGCAGACGTTGGTAGCTACAGCAATATCTTGATTTCGATAAGTGATGGCAAGTACACCGTTAATATGCCTGCATTTAGCGTGAGTGTGGTCAACGTGAACGACGCACCTACAATTTCAGGTCAAGCTACGATTTCCGTGTTACAGGATGCTGCTTACAGCTTTACGCCAACGGCGAACGATATTGATGGCGATACGTTGACTTTCAGTATTTTGAACAAGCCAAGCTGGGCAAGCTTCGATACCTCAACAGGCACGCTTTCAGGCACGCCGAGCAACGCGGATGTGGGCGTGTACAACGATGTGGCCATTTCGGTTAGCGACGGCAAAGTGACCGCATATTTGGAACCTTTCCCACTTACAGTGGTGAATGTTAATGATGCGCCGACGATTTCAGGATCGCCTGCAACGTCAGTTGATCAAGGGGTTGCATACAGTTTTACGCCGTCGGCGAGCGATATTGACGGTGACACCCTGACGTTTAGCATTCAGAATAAACCGGCTTGGGCAAGCTTCGACTCTGCTACAGGCAAGCTTTCTGGTATCCCGGGCAACGCGAATGTAGGCTCATATAGCAATATCCTAATTTCCGTTAACGACGGTACTGTTACGGTAGATTTAGCGGCCTTTGGGTTGACAGTTATCAACGTCAACGATGCGCCGACGATTTCAGGAACACCTGCTACAACCATTAACCAGGGGGCTGCCTACAGCTTTACTCCGACGGCCAATGATATTGATGGTGACAAATTAACGTTTAGCATTCAGAACAAACCTTCTTGGGCAAGCTTTGATACGGCGACGGGCACGCTCTCGGGCACGCCGGGTGATGCTGACGCTGGCAGCTTTACAAATATTCAAATAGGTGTGAGCGATGGCACGGTCACCACTAACCTGACCGCGTTCAACATTAATGTAAAAGATAACATCCTACCTATCTTAACCCTTCAAGGGTCGAACGAGCTGACATTGAGTTTTGGTACTCAATACGTCGAGCTGGGCTATACGGCGCTTGATAACGCTGATGGTGACATTACCGCCAAGGTGGTTGTCAGCGGTAATGTGAATACAGGTAAGGTAGGTACCTACACGCTGACCTACAGTGTATCGGATGCTGCGGGTAATACGGCGACGGCGACACGCAGCGTGTCGGTAGTGGATGTAACGGCGCCAGTAATCACGGTCCCTGCGGCAATGACAGTGGCGGCGACAGATGCGTCGGGCACGGCTGTGACGAACAGCGCGATTGCGGCTTTCCTAGCCAGCGCTACGGCCAACGATGCGGTAGATGGGTCGCTTGTGGTAACCCATAACGCGCCAGCGGTGTTGCCACTCGGTGCTAACACCATCACTTTTGAGGCGGTGGATGCAAGCGGTAACCGTGCAAGTCAAACGGCGGTGTTGACCGTTGTTGACCAAACCAAGCCGGTGCTGAGCTTAAACGGCAGCAACGCAATCACGCTCCCAGTTGGTGATGTATACAGTGAACTCGGTGCCAGTGCATTGGATAATGTCGATGGTGACATCAGCGCTAAAGTGGTTGTCAGTGGTACGGTGGATAGTGCGACGGTGGGCGTGTACACCTTGACGTATACAGTGAGTGACGCGGCGGGCAATACCGCGACAGCGACGCGCAGTGTGTCAATTCAGGATGCCAGTGCACCGGTGGTGACGCCACCCAGTGATTTGGTGGTGGCCGCAACGGATGCTAAAGGCACGGCAGCCAATGACGCAACGATTGCAACCTTCTTGGCTGGTGCGACGGCACTGGATGCAGTAGACGGTAATCTAACGGCGCAGATAAGCCATGATGCGCCAGCGGTGTTCCCACTTGGCACCACGCAGGTTAACTTCAGTGTTATCGATGGTGCGGGCAACACAGGCACGGCGCGAGCGAGCGTGACGGTTGCAGATCAAAGCAAACCTGAATTGTTACTGAGTAGCGGCAATACGTTGGTACTGAGCGTGGGCGACGCGTTTGTGGAGCCGGGCTATACGGCACAGGATAACGTGGATGGTGATATCACCGCGAATGTGGTTCGTACCGGCACGGTGGATACCAATACCAAAGGGGTTTACACCCTAAGCTACACGGTCAGTGATGCGGCAGGTAATAAGACGTCGGCGACACGCAGTGTGACGGTACAAGATGCGGCGGCGCCTGTGGTCACGGCACCGGCCAATATTGAGGTGGCGGCGACGGATGCAGAAGGTACGGCAGACACGGATGCAACGATTGCAGCCTTCTTAACGGGTGCAAGTGCCCTTGATGCGGTTGACGGCGCGGTGTTGGTCACCCATAACGCACCACAGGTATTCCCACTGGGTGTGACGACGGTTGTGTTCTCGGCACTCGATAAGAGTGGAAATACTGGTACGGCCCAAGCCACGGTGACGGTGTCGGATAAAGACAAACCGGTGCTGACCTTAACAGGTGGAGCGGTTGTGCGAGTGGGTCTTGGCGACGCGTTTGTCGAGCCAGGTTTCAATGCGCTAGATAACGTGGACGGCGATGTCACCGCGAAAGTGGTGGTCAGCGGCAGCGTAGACACGAGTAAATTAGGCGCTTATACCCTGACGTATCGTGTATCGGATATTGCGGGTAATACTACAACTGTGACGCGCAGTGTCACTGTACAGGATGCGGCAGCACCGGTGGTCACAGCGCCAGCCAATATTGACGTAGCGGCAACGGATGCATCGGGTACGGCTGTGACGGAGAGCGCGATTGCGGCTTTCCTTGCAGGAGCCACTGCGAACGATGCGGTTGATGGTGTACTTGTGGTGACTCATGACGCACCAGCGGTGTTCCCGCTTGGCACGACAACCGTGACCTTTAGCGCGACTGACACGGCAGGCAATGTTGCAACAGCCAGCGCAACGGTGACAGTTGTTGACCGCAGCGCACCGGTTATTACCCTGACCAATGGTACATCGCAAGAGTTGCCTCTTGGCGAGCGTTTCGTTGAGCCAGGCTTCAATGCGGTGGATAACGTGGATGGTGATGTGACGGCAAACGTGACGGTGACAGGAACAGTTAACAGTTCGACGGTGGGCGTTTATACCGTGAATTACTCCGTGCGCGATGCGGCGGGTAACCAAGGTACTGCAAGTCGTACCGTGACGGTGGTGGATAACACGCCGCCTGACACGACGGCCCCAGTGGTTAATGCCCCAGTAGGTGTGACTGTGGTTGCACAAACGAGCAGCGGCTTACCTGCATCGGATGTGGCTATCAGCGCCTTCTTAGCGGCGGCAACGGCGGTAGATGCGGTAGACGGAGCGCTTACGGTGAGCCATGATGCGCCAGCGGTGTTCCCAATCGGTGCGACTACGGTGACCTTTACTGCACGCGATAACGCGGGCAATACGGGCACGGCGACATCGACAGTGACCGTGACGTTGGCAGTAGACAGCGAAGCCCCTGTGTTTGGTGGTGCGCTTGCCGCGGTGGAAGTGGAAGCAACGGCGGCGCTGACGCCGGTTTCACTTGCGACGCCAGTCGTTACGGATAACAGCGGAAAGTTTGAGCTGGTTGCGGATAATAAAGGACCATATCCACTGGGTGAAACCGTGGTGACATGGACTGCGGTGGACGCGGCTGGTAACAGCGCCAGCGCGACACAGTTGGTGCGTGTGATTGATACCACGGCACCAGTGATTGTCGGGGCCGTTGACCTTAATCTCCAAGCCCGTGGCGTTTTGACGGACATCCGCAATGACCTGAGCTTGAGTGCGACCGACTTGGTAGACGGTAACGTTACGGTGGTTATTGAAGGGGGTAGCCAACTACGCGCTGGCACGCATGCCGTGGTGGTAAGTGCGACGGATACGAGTGGTAACCGCAGCGAGAAGACGATGACGGTTAACATCCTGCCGCAGGTGAGCGTTGGGATTGACCAGATAGCGGAAAGTGGCAGTACAGCGAGCATTGCGGTGCAGCTGAGCGGCGCGGCGCCGAGCTACCCTGTGACGGTGAACTACGCGGTAACCATTAAGGGTGCGACAACGGCGGAGAGCGTGAAGATTGAAAGCGGCACGCAAGCGACGATTACGGTTGCGGTGCCAGCGACACTGACAACGGGTGATGTGATAGGCGTGAGCTTGACAGGAGCGGATGTGGCGGCGCTTGGCGGCGACACGGCAGCAAACATCAATGTGGTCACGGGCAACAAGGCACCAACCTTGACACTGAACGTAGCACAGGGCGGTAAGTCAGTATCGCAGATTGACCCAGCGGGTGGTGCAGTGACCGTCAATGCATCGGTCAGCGACGTTAACACCAACGACAGCCACAGTATCAGCTACAGCAGTACAGTACTGGGCAGTCTTGGTACGGGCACCAGCGTGACACTGGACCCAACGAGCATGGCGGCAGGTCTTTATCGTATCGACGTAACGGCGACGGAAACCAATACCACGCCAGCACTGGGTACAACGGCGAGCGTAAGCTTCCGTGTGCTTGAAGCGGCGCCGGTGTTGTCGGATACGACAGACAGCGACGGCGATGGCATTGTCGATGCGGTTGAAGGGTTCGGTGACAGCGATGGCGATGGTATCCCGGACTATCTGGATGCGGATGCAGACACGGCACGTCTCCCTCTGTCCAGTAATGGCGATACGCTACAGGTGCCTGCGGGTCTGACGATGCGTCTAGGTGACACGGTTCAACAACAAGGTGCAACCTCTTCGGATGCGGGCTTAACGCCAGACGAACTGGTGACATTACTGGGTGAAAGTGCTCGAGACAATGGTCATCAGGGGGTGGGTTACTTAGTGGACTTCCAAGTAACGGGCCTCCAAGCCGGCGGTAGCTTACCGGTGGTGATGCCATTGCCAGCAGGACAGAGCATTCCGAGCGGTGCGACGTACCGTAAGTTCAGCCCGGCGCGCGGCTGGTTTGAGTTTATCGACGATGGCGCAAATCAGTTACTGTCAGCACCGAGAGATGCAGACGGCAACTGTCCGGCGGCAGGCAACAGTGCTTACCGCAGGGGCCTTAACGCAGGCGACACTTGTATGCAGTTGGTGATAGTGGACGGCGGTGAGTATGACAACGACGGACAAGTAAACGGGGCGGTTGCGGACCCAGGTATGATGGCGGTTCAACGTGCAAACAACGCACCAGACGTATCGGTTGTCAGCACGAACATCACGGCGAACGAGCAGACGCAGGTAGTTCTCGATGCATCGAACAGTACTGATGCGGATGGCGACAGCCTAATCTATGTGTGGCAACAAACGTCGGGCACACCGGTGCAACTCGAGCAAGCTAACATGGCGGTGGCGAGCTTTATGGCGCCAGACATTACGACGAACGCGCAACTGACGTTCAGCGTGACAGTCAGTGATGGCATCGCCGAGAGTGCGAAGGATGTCACGGTTGACCTGCTGTTGGTAAACCAATTGCCAAGCGTGAGTGTGACGAGCAACGTCAGTGTGGAGTCAGGCAAGACGGTGAGCCTTGCGGCGAGTGCCACGGATGCCGATGGTCATGCGCTGACGTACCAATGGCGCCAGCTGGATGGGGTTGCAGTCACATTGAGCAACGCAAGTGGCGATACGGTAATCGTAAGTGCGCCAATGGTGAATGCGGATGAACAAGTCCGACTAGCGGTGAGCGTCAGTGACGGCTTTGATACGGTAACGCAAGAAGTGACACTGACGGTGAAAGCCACGTCAACGAGTGTGGTGACGCCAGATCCTGAGCCTCAACCGACGGACAAACGCTCGGGAGGTTCGTTGGGCATGTGGTTGTTTGGTCTGTTCGGCCTGTTGGGCTTTAGACGCACAAAACGATAA